One Callithrix jacchus isolate 240 chromosome 4, calJac240_pri, whole genome shotgun sequence genomic window, ATTTCCAGAAACACAccaagggagaggaaaggaaaagcaatccTAGGAGGAGGGAAATATAAGGAGAAAGGTCTAGAAACACAATATGCCCATAGTTTTGAGGCTGGCGAGAAATCCACAGTGAGGGCAGCAGAAGCACATGCAGTGAGGAAGAGGAgtcaggagggagaagggagaggaggatgggAGAGTACAGGCGTCCCCAAAAGGTGGTCCCCCATGAGGGGTCATGTTTTTACTCaaactcacacactcacacacacacacactcccacacccACAAACACTGATACCCACTCACACCCATACACCTGCACCCACCACAGACACTGACAGACAAGGCTGTAACTTGACCGCATCTCCAGGCGCTCCCAGTGCTCCCCTGTAGTCACCTGTGGGCTCCAGCCTCTTCTCCCTGTGCATCAGGAAGTCCCGAAGCCAGCTCCCGCAGTCTCCTATGGAGACCTTCCAGAAGAGATCGGTCAGTTCCCTGTCCTCCTCCCACTTCTCTTTCATCCGCCTGGCTCCAGCATGAACCACTGTCCACTTTTTGCTGTTTGAGTCAAAGAGGAGGCACTCCTGTCCATGAAATCTGAACTTCCAGGATGCTTTGCTGTGTCCATCGGCTTCACACTCACAAGACATCCTGGCCTGCAGCACGACGGGTCCTGCTCCAATCAGAAAGAGGTCAGCTCTGGTCTTTACAAATTCTCTTCCCTGCCCCACATCCTCCTCCTCTGAGCCCCTTCTCATCTGGCTCTGTTGTCTCCTCCAAGCCCTGTCCTTGCTGCTGGGCTTCATGGAGGCCCCATGTCTAATGTCTTCTCCCCGCACTCAGTGCAGCCCCTGAGCCCACAGTCTGCTCCCTTACGTCCTTGGTCTCCTCCACTTACCACTGGGGGTGAAATTCTCCAGCTCAAGGCCAGGCAGTTCCAGTCTGAGCCTCTGCCCTGCCTCTCTCAGCATTTCCAGTTGTCTTCCCCAGACATCTGTGGCATTCAGCTGCTCTTCTAGGTGACCCACAGATAAGACCTTGTCACTGCCACAGTCATAGGAGAGGAAATTCTTTTGATCCACCTGGCCTTGGACCTCACACCACCGTTGTCCAGGTCTGGGCTGATGGATGATGGTGAAGTTGTACCAGAGAGAGTGAGCATctatgggaaaaaagaaaaaacactggaGAGTGTTGGGGTGGGGAAAGACCTCAGACACTGTGACAGCAAGAGGGTTTCCTGCAGGGCTGGGCTGCCACAGCATGGACTTCTCTTCCTGGGCAGTGGTCTCTGCCTGTGGAGGAACCACGGGTCCCCAATGTGACCATCTCCCCACTCTGCCCAGGCCTATACATACATCGGTCAGCACAGGACCTTGCCAGGGAGGTGCCAGGCCTGCTACAGGAGGAAGGGCCTAAATGGCAGGATCTTCAGCAGCAGCCCAGGTGGACTGTGGGAGGTGGGAGAGTGTGGGAGGGCACCCTGAGGATGCTGGAGCATGGCACAGTGGGTATGATGTACTCAGCATTGGAGAAAAGTGAGTTTATTTATTATGGGTAACAAGACACAGTAGGTTCCCTGGAATGTGCCTCTCATCTGCTAGTAGGTTGCCCTTGGGACGTTAGAAAAAGAATGACCCACATTGCAGGAAAGAAAAACCCAACTCTTATGCGGTGGGTTGTAGAGGAAGGAACAAAAGGCTGAGAGAAGCGCCCATGCCAGAGTGGCTGCAGCATGAAAATCCAGAACATTGTCCATCCTCTGTGCTCATGGGAAGCCTGGAGGACTCCTGTTTACGCAGCATATAAAGAAGTCCCCAGGAGAAGGCAGCAGACTGTCAAGAAGCTCAGGGGTGCCtgttgctgaaggctggggttAGGGGTAGGAGATGCTATTCCTGAAATGGGCTCCCAGCAGTAATGGGGATGGAAAATCCTGTCAGGAGGAAGGAGGGCACCATGATGGAAATGATTGGGGAAGTCCCAATGCCATCTGGGGACCTCAGCCATGCAAAGCCATGCCCATGGCTCATAGAATGAAGTGGTCCAAGATCCAAAAGAGATGGAGACTCCACGCGGCTACTGCTAGACTTAAATAATTACAACAAACAAAGACAAAACGCAAGGATGGATAACCTGGAGCTGAAAGGAGTCATCCCAGGAAACAACCGAGCTCCTTTGCTCAACTGTGACAACTGAGCCACATCTCAGACCCAGAGTCCATAACTAGGAGAAGAGCCCAGAGCCCCTGGTGGGCCCGTTCAACCCACAGCAACTGCAgtgactgcttcagcctccccacgGAGTCAAACGGGCATTCACTTTGCTAACTGTACACCAAGAAACAGCAAATGCCCAGACATGCCTAGTGGACACAGTGTGCGACCCGACCTCCTCCCAGGGATCTGAAGCATTCACTTGCTCCCCGTTACTCAAGAGGTGAATTTCGGGCAAAGTAATGGATGGACACCTGTGTCAGGTCCAGTTAGAGGATGTGCTGCATTCATAGACCCATTTGATGGTAATTTCACATTTCCTGGATTTGTACCAGGAGGGGATAGAGTTTGTCGTTAATTCCATAACTATTACCGGTTGTGCTGGTCATATGACCTCCCCGTCactactcaactctgctcttGTAGCTGGGGTGCAGCCATACACAGTCTGTGAATGAGGAGTGCAGCTGGCCCTGCCACTACGGCTATTTGACCCTGGACTCCCTAAGTTCTCAGAGGCATGTGTGGTTGGAAAAGGTGCTATGTGGATTTCATGGCAATTCCCAACCGCAGAATCACAACTGAGTCCCCCAGTGCTCAGAATCAAGGCTGTGCCACTCACAGCTGCAAAATCTCTTCATTGAAAAGTGGCTCCAGGTGTGTTTGGGCCCTGGTGGAGATGGGCCTCTCTGTGGGAGGGCAGTGACTGCGCAGCCTCAGAGCTGCCATCACAGGGTGTGCTCCTCACCCTCTAGGTCATTACGAAGGTAGGCCTGGCTGTGAGAAGATGCAGGTGGTTCTCCTGGGATGGGCAGGAGCAGGGCCACAGGGAACCCAGAAGCTGCACAAGCAATTGGCCCCAACACCACATGGCTGcaccccctcaccctcagctCACTGAGTAGAGTTGCTGATGGCCCAGGTGGATCATTGATGCCACTCAGCAGCAAAGGAAGGGAGAGTAGGCCCCGAACCATGGGACCCCCACTCAAATCCATCACATCCACACCACCCAGAAGCCACAGGCAGGGCAGAACACACTGTGACTCTTCAACTGACACCACTTGGAGATGACACCCTAGGGGATGGAGCACCAATTGCCGGGACACAGCAGGTGCCCTCATCTGGGGTCAGCAACCTAGGACGGTGTCCACATCCGGTCTCCCTTTTATTTCCAGGTTGCTTTGCCCGATGTTGCTCTACAAAGGGACAGGACttgacacagagacagaaaagccATGGCCGGAAAGGACCACAGGCCTTCAGCCTTTCCTTTCCAGAAAGGGTTTGCTGACTCCTGTCTATAGTCACTCCAGTGACTATTCTCTATGACCCCGGCTTCCCAGTAGGATGAACAGGTGGGTCTGGTCCCTAAGGGCAGAAGTGGCACCTCTACTCACCAGCGTTCCCAGGGTCATCCTGGGGGAAATGGTGCTTCCCATCCCTGCTGCACTAGGTTCTGTGGGAAGCATGGGGTACATTTGCTGGGGTGTCCTCAGGCAAGGGGGGAGAAGGTGCCAGTTGGTCGGGAGGTGCTAAGGGCCCCTTTATGGATGGGGAGGTGAGGGAGGCCTGTGGAATGATGGGGCTGGGCTGAGGTGGGGAGTGAGAGGATGTGATCTGGGAGGTGGCAGTGGATGGTAAGGGAGGGGTGGGACGTGTCTTCTGAGCCTCTGAGTGCAGGCGAGTGGCTGCAGGAAAGTGCCAGGGGAGGTTTCAGGGCAGGGAGTCCTGAGGTTCCTGGAGGGTTTGAGGGTTTGTGTCATGGAGCGCGGGTTAGTGCAGAGCAGGCCTgtggctggtgggagtgtctgtCATCGTGTCCCTGTGGAACTCACTTCACCCCTGTCCTGACCGCAATTCGATCGAGTTCCACGGGCTCTCGTTTCTCTTTCCCGACAGCGAGTGGTGCTGTGGGGCTGCTCGAGGAATCCCTGTCCCACCTCGCCCTCTGCAGCCCTCTGACCCCTCCACCCTCCTGAGGTTCTTCTTCGGTCTTCTTTGACAATCGTCCTGGCTTGGGGGGCAAGCGGCAGCCGCAGGCAGTGAACCGAACGGAAAGGAGCCGCGAAAGGGAGCTGAGGGCGGGTCGCAGTCCGGGGAGATCGCTCCGGTCTCCCCTCTTCTGAAACCCGCTGCAGTGCACAGCCCCCAGGATTGGGCTCCACCCCGCAACTCACCGGCGCGCGGCGCCGGGGACCAGTCAGACAGCCCGAGCAGAAGCGACAGGCAGGGAAGGAACGCGGAGCTGGCGGCGTTTGCCATTGGAGTCCTGGAGCGCAGCCGAGGAGAGTCGCGATCAAGGCCGAGACCGGCGGATGAAATGTGTGGCAACTCCCACACCTGCGAACGCGGCCGGCGCGGCTCCACCCGGCCCTCACGGCTTTCACGCTGTCGCTGCGCTCGCGCAGAACTTCCTTCTCTGACCGCCTCATTTACCTTTCCACACAGCATTTACTATTTCCCCGATGTAAATACTGATGCACAGGAAGGTGAAGAAACTTGCACAGGAATGTTCAGCGGCCCCGGTGTGTTCCGCTCACCATCAGCGCCAGAGACACCGGCCTCCCTCCGCGGGAGTCCCCACCTTCTTGCCCAGGTCGCAGGCGCTTCCTTCCCCAGTCCAGAGCGGACCTTCTTTGCCTCTCCACTAAAAGCATGAGGAGGTCTTTGAGTATATTCTATATCCGTTTATGACTTCtggaaaaaaccaaaaagaagaaagccctAGTGGCCTACCCTGATCAATCATGTGATCAGTTGTGTTTCCATGGAGAGTGGAAACCGAGGGAGGAGCCTATGCATGCGTGGGGCTCACTTTGCTCCCGGTTGTGGGAAGCAGAAAAGTTCCttcttaaagtttcctttcttgttaaagaataagtgtgctgaTAACTTTGTTAGgtcctatcctatgtagctgttacatgccatgcttacaggcagtagtacattctatgtccttgtactctAATGAAAACATCTGTGCTAGACATGCTCACAgacatgtcccagctctccattgcttttacttgtttagaaaagttttaagttgttagctaatcgggttttagtttagattgtgaggtctggctccagccaacagagatcagtcAGAtgcagcagtaaggacgaccccaaatgcctAAGGGATAAATGtatgtgttttcctttatttattgtactcttgtggcaagatggctagtgagagtaccttcctgcagtccaggaagtaaaaattgcgttgctgaaagatcGTCTGTCTaggtgctgatttttctttgcgtcACTGAGCATCTAGTTCCAACACACACTCTTCTGTGGCCAACCACACCTAAGCCCACGGCTGCATCCGCCCCTCTGCTCAGTCCCTGGATGGTCACTGCAGCCATCCTCAAGGGGCAACCCGAGTGCATCCTTGTCTCGGTCACCATGGAACCATCTAGAACCGTGGCCAGAAGCCAGAGGGACTTGGTGGGGGTGGCCAGTGGCCCCTGGCTGCAAGGGAGAGCTTAGCCTAGGGTGAGGACTGGGCGGAGCCCCTGAATCCCACTCTGCCCTCAGCCACTCAGCCTGTTCCccattgaatgaaaaaaataggCACAGATCTCCCACTCCACACAGTCTCCATGGGGGGAGGCCCTGCACCTGGTGACCCTCAATCTCCAAGCTCCTGAGGCTGTGGGAAAGGGGAGGAGGCCTGGACCAAGCCCAGGGCCTGTCTTTGCTTTAGGACAGGGGCATGGGATGGCAGCCATCTCTGTGACTGAGCAGGGACACAAGAGCCTGGAAGGTGCTGGCCTGATGCACTAGAGCCTCTGTGCAGGAGGGGCCACGTGGAGGGTGGTCTGGAGTATAGCAGACACACAGGGGTGGGCAGTTCTCAGACTTGGGAGGGGCAGAGCTTGGCGGGTCCAGGGATCTGTGTGTGAGAAGAACCTCCCATGCACAGGGCTAGGGACAGGAGCCAGGTTAATTCTGGGAGAAGCCACTGGGAAGGTCCTAGCAGCCCCACTCCTGAGGCTGGGTGACCTGGGCCAGTGACtgggggagcaggaggaa contains:
- the LOC100394477 gene encoding UL16-binding protein 3; protein product: MLCGKVNEAVREGSSARAQRQRESREGRVEPRRPRSQVWELPHISSAGLGLDRDSPRLRSRTPMANAASSAFLPCLSLLLGLSDWSPAPRADAHSLWYNFTIIHQPRPGQRWCEVQGQVDQKNFLSYDCGSDKVLSVGHLEEQLNATDVWGRQLEMLREAGQRLRLELPGLELENFTPSGPVVLQARMSCECEADGHSKASWKFRFHGQECLLFDSNSKKWTVVHAGARRMKEKWEEDRELTDLFWKVSIGDCGSWLRDFLMHREKRLEPTASPTVTPGTAQPKSMATSLSPWSLLLVLVCVILYVI